A genome region from Streptomyces sp. NBC_01296 includes the following:
- a CDS encoding MDR family MFS transporter → MTQNTKAAEISEEVKPRSVRVVLMALMIAMLLAMLDNMIIGTAMPTIVGELGGLEHLSWVVTAYTLATAASTPIWGKLGDMYGRKGSFLTSIVIFLIGSALSGMAQDMGQLIGFRAIQGLGAGGLMVGVMAIIGDLIPPRERGKYQGMMAGVMALAMIGGPLVGGTITDHMGWRWSFYINLPLGAVALAMVSAVLHLPKKKAQGKIDYLGAALLTVAITSTVLVTTWGGTEYAWGSGEIIGLIIVGVVSIAGFLFAETKAAEPVMPLHIFRSRNFTLMSVIGFLVGFAMFGGVLYLPLFQQSVQGASATNSGLLLLPMLLSMMVVSLIAGRVTTSSGKYKVFPIVGGAFMVVGLFLLAQMDTETSRLMSGVYMAILGAGLGFLMQITMLVAQNSVDMKDMGVASSSATLFRTLGGSFGVALMGSLFTSRVTDTMSERLGPQAAGAAGAARLDAASLAKLPEAVRDAYQHAVAAGTHSAFLLGAAIAVLGFVAAWFVKEVPLRGAGPAQGADAGGDKAAQAPQESFSH, encoded by the coding sequence ATGACTCAAAACACAAAGGCGGCGGAGATCTCCGAGGAGGTGAAGCCGCGCAGCGTCCGAGTCGTCCTCATGGCCCTCATGATCGCAATGCTCCTGGCCATGCTCGACAACATGATCATCGGTACCGCGATGCCGACGATCGTCGGTGAGCTCGGCGGTCTGGAGCACCTCTCCTGGGTGGTCACCGCGTACACGCTGGCCACCGCGGCCTCCACGCCGATCTGGGGCAAGCTCGGCGACATGTACGGGCGGAAGGGCTCCTTCCTCACCTCCATCGTCATCTTCCTGATCGGCTCCGCACTCAGCGGCATGGCCCAGGACATGGGCCAGCTGATCGGCTTCCGCGCCATCCAGGGCCTCGGCGCAGGCGGTCTGATGGTCGGCGTCATGGCGATCATCGGCGACCTGATCCCGCCCCGTGAGCGCGGCAAGTACCAGGGCATGATGGCCGGCGTGATGGCCCTCGCCATGATCGGCGGACCGCTCGTCGGCGGCACCATCACCGACCACATGGGCTGGCGCTGGTCCTTCTACATCAACCTGCCGCTCGGCGCCGTCGCGCTCGCCATGGTCAGCGCGGTCCTGCACCTGCCCAAGAAGAAGGCCCAGGGCAAGATCGACTATCTGGGCGCCGCGCTGCTGACCGTCGCCATCACCTCGACCGTGTTGGTCACGACCTGGGGCGGCACCGAGTACGCCTGGGGCTCCGGGGAGATCATCGGCCTGATCATCGTCGGTGTCGTGTCGATCGCCGGCTTCCTCTTCGCCGAGACCAAGGCCGCCGAGCCCGTCATGCCGCTGCACATCTTCCGCAGCCGCAACTTCACACTCATGTCGGTCATCGGCTTCCTCGTCGGCTTCGCGATGTTCGGCGGCGTGCTCTACCTCCCGCTCTTCCAGCAGTCGGTCCAGGGCGCCTCCGCCACCAACTCCGGTCTGCTGCTCCTGCCGATGCTGCTCTCGATGATGGTCGTCTCGCTGATCGCGGGCCGGGTCACCACCAGCAGCGGCAAGTACAAGGTCTTCCCGATCGTGGGCGGCGCTTTCATGGTCGTGGGGCTCTTCCTGCTCGCGCAGATGGACACCGAGACCAGCCGTCTGATGTCCGGCGTCTACATGGCGATCCTCGGCGCCGGCCTCGGCTTCCTGATGCAGATCACCATGCTGGTCGCGCAGAACAGCGTGGACATGAAGGACATGGGCGTCGCGTCCTCCTCGGCCACCCTCTTCCGTACGCTCGGCGGCTCGTTCGGCGTGGCCCTGATGGGCTCGCTGTTCACCAGCCGGGTCACGGACACCATGAGCGAGCGCCTCGGCCCGCAGGCCGCCGGCGCGGCCGGTGCCGCCCGCCTCGACGCGGCCAGCCTGGCGAAGCTGCCGGAAGCGGTGCGCGACGCCTACCAGCACGCGGTCGCCGCCGGTACGCACTCCGCGTTCCTGCTCGGTGCGGCCATCGCCGTACTGGGCTTCGTGGCCGCCTGGTTCGTCAAGGAGGTCCCGCTGCGGGGCGCGGGCCCGGCCCAGGGCGCCGACGCGGGCGGCGACAAGGCGGCGCAGGCTCCGCAGGAGTCCTTCTCGCACTGA
- a CDS encoding TetR/AcrR family transcriptional regulator — MSSSSPQARRGNTRQRIQDVALELFAEQGYEKTSLREIAERLEVTKAALYYHFKTKEDIIISVFEDLTRPIDELIDWAKQQPRTLDMKREVLRRYSEAMVAGAPLYRFMQENQATMRELSIGETVKRRLFTLVELLRTEDGPLTNQVRCVSALFTLHAGMMFLQHVEGDPEETRLAALEVATDLITQAHEAT, encoded by the coding sequence ATGTCCAGCAGCAGTCCGCAGGCGCGCCGTGGCAATACGCGCCAGCGCATCCAGGACGTCGCACTGGAGCTCTTCGCCGAACAGGGGTACGAGAAGACCTCGCTGCGCGAGATCGCGGAGCGGCTGGAGGTCACGAAGGCGGCGCTGTACTACCACTTCAAGACCAAGGAAGACATCATCATCAGCGTCTTCGAGGACCTGACGAGGCCGATCGACGAGCTGATCGACTGGGCGAAGCAGCAGCCGCGGACGCTGGACATGAAGCGCGAGGTGCTCCGGCGCTACAGCGAGGCGATGGTGGCGGGGGCGCCGCTGTACCGGTTCATGCAGGAGAACCAGGCGACGATGCGGGAGCTGAGCATCGGCGAGACGGTCAAGCGCCGGCTGTTCACGCTGGTCGAGCTGCTCCGCACGGAGGACGGGCCCCTGACGAACCAGGTGCGGTGCGTGAGCGCCCTGTTCACGCTGCACGCGGGGATGATGTTCCTGCAGCACGTGGAGGGCGACCCGGAGGAGACCCGCCTGGCGGCCCTGGAGGTCGCCACGGACCTCATCACGCAGGCCCACGAGGCGACCTGA
- a CDS encoding ATP-binding protein, with the protein MLNPFMQSAQGRFTVCPASPPAPDGDEPPSPEALTCSLTVPGEAYSAQIARRTVRSVLHAHRLDAIAVSAEQVTGELLAASWHLDPGRSLYLSVRYRDDALRLTVYDGHAPHSHPRLAAHCEARRRAALRLMAVVVRECGGAWGFGESREPGGGTRTWATLPRAGALGYGEGEGLSVGFG; encoded by the coding sequence ATGCTCAACCCCTTCATGCAGTCGGCCCAGGGCCGGTTCACCGTCTGTCCGGCTTCGCCGCCCGCTCCCGACGGGGACGAGCCGCCCTCGCCGGAGGCGCTGACCTGCAGCCTGACCGTGCCCGGCGAGGCGTACAGCGCGCAGATCGCGCGTCGGACCGTACGGTCCGTACTTCATGCGCACCGGCTCGATGCGATCGCCGTCTCCGCCGAGCAGGTGACCGGCGAACTGCTCGCCGCCTCCTGGCATTTGGATCCTGGGCGGAGTCTCTACCTTTCCGTTCGGTATCGGGACGATGCGCTGCGGCTCACCGTCTACGACGGTCACGCACCCCACTCCCACCCCCGGCTGGCCGCCCACTGCGAGGCCCGACGGCGGGCCGCGCTGCGGCTCATGGCAGTCGTGGTCCGGGAGTGCGGCGGGGCCTGGGGTTTCGGGGAGTCCCGGGAGCCGGGTGGCGGGACCCGGACCTGGGCGACCCTTCCCCGTGCGGGCGCCCTCGGTTACGGGGAGGGGGAGGGGCTCTCCGTGGGCTTCGGGTAG
- a CDS encoding helix-turn-helix domain-containing protein, with product MTARTATTERQKRLGYELRRMRTAAGVSAEFAAGLLGVDRGAISAMESGTRAISTERLRTLACNCEVTDELYISGLMEMAQPAGRQWWDRYRGQLPQGLLDIAEMEARCVRMRGAYSVHMPGLLQTSDHALALFRMVIPPLPEREVALRLALRVERQRILDGENAPEFVAVVHEAALRMQFGGRAVLRAQLDHLLNRSEQDNVTVLVLPFDAGGFPGAGQTVIYAEGPTAQLDTVQVDNSHGPDFIHAETQLSKYRAHFALLESLALSAEASRDFIRTIASQL from the coding sequence ATGACCGCGAGGACAGCCACGACAGAGCGCCAGAAGAGGTTGGGGTACGAGCTACGCAGGATGCGTACGGCAGCTGGGGTTTCGGCCGAGTTCGCCGCCGGACTTCTGGGGGTGGACCGGGGCGCCATCTCCGCGATGGAGTCCGGGACGCGCGCCATCTCGACCGAGCGGCTGCGCACGCTGGCCTGCAACTGTGAAGTCACCGATGAGCTGTACATCTCCGGACTGATGGAGATGGCGCAGCCGGCCGGACGCCAGTGGTGGGATCGCTATCGGGGCCAACTCCCCCAGGGCCTCCTGGACATTGCGGAAATGGAAGCTCGCTGCGTCCGCATGCGGGGCGCCTACTCCGTTCACATGCCCGGACTCTTGCAGACCTCCGACCACGCGCTCGCCCTTTTCCGGATGGTGATCCCACCCCTGCCGGAGCGCGAGGTCGCATTGCGGCTGGCGCTACGCGTCGAGCGCCAGCGCATCCTGGACGGCGAGAACGCACCCGAGTTCGTGGCCGTCGTACACGAAGCCGCCCTGCGTATGCAGTTCGGCGGACGCGCCGTCTTGCGCGCACAGCTCGACCACTTGCTCAACCGGTCCGAGCAGGACAATGTGACCGTGCTCGTTCTCCCGTTCGACGCGGGAGGGTTCCCGGGTGCGGGGCAGACCGTGATCTACGCGGAGGGCCCGACAGCACAGCTCGACACCGTGCAGGTCGACAACTCGCATGGCCCCGACTTCATCCACGCCGAGACACAACTCTCGAAGTACCGCGCCCACTTCGCCCTGCTGGAAAGCCTGGCCCTGTCCGCCGAAGCCTCCCGGGACTTCATCCGAACCATCGCAAGCCAGCTGTGA
- a CDS encoding alpha/beta fold hydrolase has product MARARVNGVDLYYEVAGEGEPLVLVHGSWVDHENWQLVVPRLAQSFRVLVYDRRGHSRSERPPGQGSRRQDEDDLASLIETLGAPVHVAGNSFGASTALGLACRRPELLRSLAAHEPPLMGIVGDEDRELRPVLQAMEAALDGVLAALRAGEDRAGAQRFVDDVAIGPGGWEQLPEQFRETFTANAPTFMDEHGDPDWASLDLARLSGYTGPAMLTFGSESPPWFPVIVGKLATALGGRAQMRTLVGDGHVPHLTHPDRYADDLIAFIRSSGRSPADRTTRNSGP; this is encoded by the coding sequence ATGGCGCGGGCTCGTGTGAACGGCGTGGACCTCTACTACGAGGTCGCGGGCGAGGGCGAACCCCTGGTCCTGGTCCACGGCTCGTGGGTCGACCACGAGAACTGGCAGCTCGTCGTCCCCCGCCTCGCGCAGTCGTTCCGCGTACTGGTCTACGACCGGCGCGGCCACAGCCGCAGCGAGCGCCCGCCGGGGCAGGGCAGCCGGCGGCAGGACGAGGACGACCTCGCGTCGCTCATCGAGACCCTCGGCGCCCCGGTTCACGTGGCCGGGAACTCGTTCGGGGCCTCGACCGCGCTCGGCCTCGCCTGCCGCCGCCCGGAGCTGCTGCGCAGCCTGGCCGCGCACGAGCCCCCGCTCATGGGCATCGTGGGCGACGAGGACCGGGAGCTGCGCCCGGTGCTCCAGGCCATGGAGGCCGCCCTCGACGGCGTCCTCGCGGCCCTGCGCGCGGGCGAGGACCGGGCCGGCGCCCAGCGGTTCGTGGACGACGTCGCCATCGGACCGGGCGGCTGGGAGCAGCTGCCGGAACAGTTCCGCGAGACGTTCACCGCGAACGCCCCCACGTTCATGGACGAACACGGCGACCCGGACTGGGCGAGCCTCGACCTCGCCCGCCTCTCCGGCTACACCGGCCCCGCGATGCTGACCTTCGGCAGCGAGAGCCCGCCGTGGTTCCCGGTGATCGTCGGCAAGCTCGCCACCGCGCTCGGCGGCCGTGCGCAGATGCGGACGCTGGTGGGGGACGGGCACGTCCCCCACCTCACCCACCCGGACCGCTACGCCGACGACCTGATCGCCTTCATCCGCTCCTCGGGACGGTCGCCGGCCGATCGGACCACGAGGAACTCGGGCCCGTAG
- a CDS encoding nuclear transport factor 2 family protein: MTDPAVRPPVPPFTEESARAKVQAAEDAWNSRDPERVALAYTENSFWRNRDRFLSGRDEIRQFLAEKWERELDYRLRKELWAYTGNRISVRFEYEWHDAAGQWWRSHGNEQWEFDGNGLMRRREASINDIPITAEDRRLTC, from the coding sequence ATGACCGACCCCGCCGTACGCCCGCCCGTGCCGCCGTTCACCGAGGAATCCGCCCGAGCCAAGGTCCAGGCCGCCGAGGACGCCTGGAACAGCCGTGACCCCGAGCGCGTCGCGCTCGCCTACACCGAGAACTCGTTCTGGCGCAATCGCGACCGCTTCCTCAGCGGCCGCGACGAGATCCGGCAGTTCCTCGCCGAGAAGTGGGAGCGCGAGCTCGACTACCGGCTCCGCAAGGAACTGTGGGCGTACACCGGCAACCGGATCTCCGTCCGCTTCGAGTACGAGTGGCACGACGCCGCCGGCCAGTGGTGGCGCAGCCACGGCAACGAGCAGTGGGAGTTCGACGGCAACGGGCTGATGCGCCGCCGCGAGGCCAGCATCAACGACATCCCGATCACCGCCGAGGACCGCCGCCTCACCTGCTGA
- a CDS encoding TetR/AcrR family transcriptional regulator, whose translation MDDEEARTRLLDAAEALFYAEGIQAVGMDRIRTDSGVPLKRLYKVFPAKEALVTAYLERRDRRWTASLRGAVANSADPVEAVFDWLAQWFSEPDFRGCAFLNAYGELGTGPAGVLDVVRRHKAELRELLAELAGPGREELAEQLLILVEGATAVAALSPGPEPAHRAREAASALLLAQETGMR comes from the coding sequence ATGGACGACGAAGAGGCCCGCACCCGGCTGCTGGACGCGGCGGAGGCGCTGTTCTACGCCGAGGGCATCCAGGCCGTCGGCATGGACCGCATCCGCACGGATTCGGGGGTGCCGCTCAAGCGGCTCTACAAGGTCTTCCCGGCCAAGGAGGCCCTGGTCACGGCCTACCTCGAACGCCGCGACCGCCGCTGGACGGCGAGCCTGCGCGGCGCGGTGGCGAATTCCGCGGATCCGGTCGAGGCCGTCTTCGACTGGCTGGCGCAGTGGTTCTCGGAGCCGGACTTCCGGGGCTGCGCGTTCCTGAACGCGTACGGGGAGCTGGGCACGGGCCCCGCCGGGGTGCTGGACGTCGTACGCCGCCACAAGGCGGAGCTGCGGGAGCTGCTGGCGGAGCTGGCCGGCCCCGGCCGCGAGGAGCTCGCGGAGCAGCTGCTGATCCTCGTCGAGGGCGCGACGGCGGTGGCGGCCCTATCCCCCGGCCCCGAGCCGGCCCACCGCGCCCGCGAGGCGGCGTCCGCCCTGCTGCTCGCCCAGGAGACGGGCATGCGCTAG
- a CDS encoding OmpA family protein, whose protein sequence is MNKRHRVSAATAVVGLVIAGAHLIGASSAYADDVKPSAPPGTEPSAAAPVPIDSNAPGLKIPQGGTLAPIKVLDIAEVVEDLGGEQRRQETNQSVMMALQSEVLFPENSAVFNAQAAARIQAIASEINTQKATRVRVFGFTDDQGSYEHGKELSKQRADAVQTELAKTVTSPGVVYDVRGYSEDYPIADNGTEEGRKKNRRVEITFPRTTAAGGN, encoded by the coding sequence ATGAATAAACGCCACCGTGTCTCCGCTGCGACAGCTGTCGTCGGTCTCGTCATTGCCGGCGCCCATCTGATCGGCGCGTCCAGCGCCTACGCTGACGACGTCAAGCCGTCGGCACCTCCCGGCACGGAGCCCTCCGCCGCCGCGCCCGTGCCCATCGACTCCAACGCTCCCGGGCTGAAGATCCCCCAGGGTGGAACCCTGGCTCCGATCAAGGTCCTGGACATCGCCGAGGTCGTCGAAGACCTGGGCGGTGAGCAGCGGCGGCAGGAGACGAACCAGTCCGTCATGATGGCGCTGCAGTCCGAGGTGCTCTTCCCCGAGAACAGTGCCGTCTTCAACGCCCAGGCCGCCGCCCGGATACAGGCCATCGCCAGCGAGATCAACACGCAGAAGGCGACCCGGGTCCGGGTCTTCGGGTTCACCGACGACCAGGGCAGTTACGAGCACGGCAAGGAGCTCTCCAAGCAGCGCGCCGACGCCGTTCAGACGGAGCTCGCCAAGACCGTCACCAGCCCCGGCGTCGTCTACGACGTCCGGGGCTACAGCGAGGACTACCCGATCGCCGACAACGGCACCGAGGAAGGCCGCAAGAAGAACCGCCGGGTCGAGATCACCTTCCCCCGCACCACCGCCGCCGGCGGCAACTAG
- a CDS encoding pilus assembly protein TadG-related protein, with amino-acid sequence MSLRGLRDDRGQAFPIYAVAVVGLLFAALAFFVVGQAGVTRSNAQGAADAAALAAAGEARDNAFLGLDLLSLKPTDWAKLVDGDLLAGDGACEKADEFAALNDATAECVAAIPVVTVTVTTNGTVGQSVVPGTEGIHGKAAAKAAIKPRCSLRSAPDPTPPAQTPSPTPSPSPSPGAGGVTFVCDGKSLALDPAKPGPLTKLARVLFTVRLVD; translated from the coding sequence GTGAGCCTGCGCGGATTGCGCGACGATCGCGGACAGGCATTCCCGATCTACGCGGTCGCGGTGGTCGGCCTGCTCTTCGCCGCTTTGGCCTTCTTCGTCGTGGGTCAGGCGGGCGTCACACGCAGCAATGCGCAAGGAGCCGCTGATGCGGCGGCCCTTGCCGCTGCTGGCGAAGCCAGGGACAACGCATTTCTGGGGCTCGACTTGCTCAGCCTCAAGCCCACCGACTGGGCGAAGCTTGTCGACGGTGACCTTCTCGCCGGGGACGGGGCGTGTGAAAAGGCAGACGAGTTTGCCGCCTTGAACGATGCCACCGCGGAGTGTGTAGCGGCCATCCCCGTTGTCACCGTGACGGTGACAACGAACGGGACTGTCGGGCAGTCGGTTGTGCCGGGTACCGAGGGAATCCACGGTAAGGCCGCAGCCAAGGCGGCTATCAAGCCTCGGTGTTCCCTGAGGTCGGCCCCGGATCCCACCCCGCCCGCCCAGACGCCAAGTCCGACGCCAAGTCCGAGCCCGTCACCGGGAGCGGGAGGCGTCACCTTCGTCTGCGACGGGAAGTCTCTCGCCTTGGATCCGGCGAAACCGGGCCCGCTGACCAAGCTGGCGAGGGTGCTCTTCACGGTTCGACTGGTCGACTGA
- a CDS encoding response regulator transcription factor codes for MPLRVLIADDNPVVRAGLSALLATAGDLEVVAQASDGREALSLTRRHAPDVILLDVRMPGVDGISALPHLVQLAPVLMLTYSQESEIVRESLLLGAGGYLVHGEFTPEDLVRAVRDVREGRAHFTTTAASALLANLRTSSQPQRSVARSPERLHNSVLFGLSSREVEIMDLIASGMSNQQIAATCFISEKTVKNHINRIFAKLQSTSRSEAIARWLGTARPGVTGHG; via the coding sequence ATGCCGCTCCGCGTCCTGATCGCCGACGACAACCCGGTCGTACGGGCGGGCCTGTCGGCCCTCTTGGCCACGGCCGGGGACCTGGAGGTGGTGGCCCAGGCATCGGACGGCCGCGAGGCCCTCAGCCTCACCCGCCGGCACGCCCCGGACGTGATCCTGCTGGACGTCCGCATGCCGGGCGTCGACGGCATCTCGGCGCTGCCGCACCTCGTACAGCTGGCGCCCGTACTGATGCTGACGTACAGCCAGGAATCGGAGATCGTCCGAGAATCCCTCCTCCTGGGCGCGGGAGGCTACCTGGTCCACGGCGAATTCACGCCCGAGGACCTGGTCCGAGCCGTCCGCGACGTCCGCGAGGGCCGGGCCCACTTCACGACGACGGCGGCGAGCGCGCTCCTCGCCAACCTCCGGACCTCTTCGCAACCGCAACGATCTGTGGCACGCTCTCCTGAGCGACTGCACAACTCGGTTCTCTTCGGCCTGAGTTCGAGGGAGGTGGAGATCATGGATCTGATCGCGTCCGGGATGAGCAACCAGCAGATCGCGGCCACCTGCTTCATCAGCGAGAAGACGGTCAAGAACCACATCAACCGCATCTTCGCGAAGCTCCAGAGCACGAGCCGCAGCGAGGCGATAGCGCGCTGGCTGGGAACGGCCCGTCCAGGGGTGACCGGCCATGGGTAG
- a CDS encoding sensor histidine kinase, with the protein MAVLHIPRTGLAARGRAQRTGRPSFTLQVNALQALCRRVFAFRMVVIGLGAPLALGRTARGGPMYLVGGAVLLTFMLSYVLFRDWERFGPLLLRHRWLLAPDMAFCGLLLVTATPDSPLGFAVLCTPLLAGLVHGWRGSAVYAALAAALVAAVGGADLTLPVLCLLAGAAGASLRDLLFRFGSASQALTETRARLAVAEAVRAERDHLAREMHDSVSKTLHGLALAADALARTTDPAALRRQAAFLSGAARAAAAESRALLTDLRCEADAPGVSLSGELRRLVGADAELRTEGVLPVLPSAVAHHLLAVASEALENARRHAGASRVTVKAAVDARDLTLTIEDNGCGLPPDARRRRGRFGLLGMTERAASIGARLHIGARPSGPGTLVRLDLPLVALTPEGSP; encoded by the coding sequence ATGGCGGTCCTCCACATCCCCCGGACCGGCCTGGCGGCGCGGGGGAGGGCGCAGCGCACGGGCAGGCCCTCCTTCACCCTCCAGGTGAACGCCCTCCAGGCCCTGTGCCGCAGGGTGTTCGCGTTCCGGATGGTGGTGATCGGCCTGGGCGCGCCGCTGGCACTGGGGCGCACGGCCCGCGGCGGGCCGATGTACCTCGTTGGCGGCGCGGTCCTGCTCACCTTCATGCTCTCGTACGTGCTCTTCCGCGACTGGGAGCGCTTCGGGCCGCTGCTGCTGCGCCACCGCTGGCTGCTGGCCCCGGACATGGCGTTCTGCGGGCTGCTGCTGGTCACGGCCACGCCGGACTCGCCCCTCGGCTTCGCCGTGCTCTGCACACCGCTGCTGGCCGGGCTGGTCCACGGGTGGCGCGGTTCGGCGGTCTACGCGGCCCTGGCGGCGGCCCTGGTGGCGGCCGTGGGCGGCGCCGACCTGACCCTGCCGGTGCTCTGCCTCCTGGCGGGCGCGGCCGGCGCCTCGCTGCGGGACCTGCTCTTCCGCTTCGGCTCGGCGAGCCAGGCCCTGACGGAGACGCGGGCCCGGCTGGCGGTGGCCGAGGCGGTGCGCGCCGAACGGGACCACCTGGCCCGCGAGATGCACGACTCGGTGTCGAAGACCCTGCACGGCCTGGCCCTGGCGGCGGACGCCCTCGCCCGCACCACGGACCCGGCGGCCCTGCGCCGCCAGGCCGCTTTCCTCTCCGGCGCGGCCCGCGCGGCGGCGGCGGAATCCCGGGCACTGCTGACGGACCTGCGGTGCGAGGCGGATGCGCCGGGGGTCTCGCTGTCAGGGGAACTCCGCCGCCTGGTCGGCGCGGACGCGGAGCTCCGTACGGAGGGGGTCCTCCCCGTGCTCCCCTCCGCAGTGGCGCACCACCTCCTGGCGGTCGCCTCGGAGGCCCTGGAGAACGCCCGCCGCCACGCGGGAGCCTCGCGCGTGACGGTCAAGGCGGCGGTGGACGCGAGGGACCTCACCCTGACCATCGAGGACAACGGCTGCGGCCTCCCGCCCGATGCCCGACGCCGCAGGGGCCGCTTCGGGCTGCTCGGGATGACGGAACGCGCGGCGTCGATCGGCGCCCGCCTCCACATCGGAGCCCGGCCGTCCGGCCCCGGAACCCTCGTCCGCCTGGACCTCCCGCTCGTGGCCCTGACCCCGGAGGGGAGCCCGTGA
- a CDS encoding DUF5936 domain-containing protein — translation MTALLLALLLGVSVFGVFHGIRLYRAETKLPSDLALALEVGATRTTAVGSAVDRLGIRWAPLVLRLMGPNRVARKRRQIDLAGNPAGLTIDRYAARRAVYGFLGALGAFSMLINGQLVPALLMVAFGLFWIEVGLWSAIRVRRDHIERTLPDFLDVLAVVVSAGLGFRQALERVAGKYEGPWSDEIRITLQQMDMGVSRRQAFDELRARNDSEQVAQFVTALQQGEELGSPIVETLIAIAEDMRRTDAQNARRRAARAVPKATFAVTMFMLPGTLILLVCGFVYGADVDFGAMLGGG, via the coding sequence ATGACGGCTCTGCTGCTGGCCCTGCTGCTGGGGGTGTCGGTCTTCGGCGTCTTCCACGGCATCCGCCTCTACCGCGCCGAGACGAAACTGCCGAGCGACCTCGCGCTCGCCCTGGAGGTCGGCGCCACCCGTACGACGGCGGTCGGCTCGGCCGTGGACCGGCTCGGCATCCGCTGGGCGCCGCTCGTCCTGCGCCTGATGGGCCCGAACCGGGTCGCCCGCAAGCGCCGCCAGATCGACCTGGCGGGCAATCCGGCGGGCCTGACGATCGACCGGTACGCGGCGCGCCGTGCGGTGTACGGGTTCCTGGGCGCGCTCGGCGCGTTCTCGATGCTGATCAACGGCCAGCTCGTACCGGCCCTGCTGATGGTCGCCTTCGGCCTGTTCTGGATCGAGGTCGGCCTGTGGTCGGCGATCCGGGTCCGCCGCGACCACATCGAGCGGACGCTGCCGGACTTCCTGGACGTGCTGGCGGTCGTCGTGAGCGCGGGGCTCGGCTTCCGGCAGGCGCTGGAGCGGGTGGCCGGCAAGTACGAGGGCCCCTGGTCGGACGAGATCCGGATCACCCTGCAGCAGATGGACATGGGCGTCAGCCGCCGCCAGGCCTTCGACGAACTGCGCGCGCGCAACGACTCCGAGCAGGTGGCGCAGTTCGTGACCGCGCTCCAGCAGGGCGAGGAGCTGGGCTCGCCGATCGTCGAGACGCTGATCGCGATCGCCGAGGACATGCGCCGTACGGATGCCCAGAACGCCCGGCGGCGGGCCGCCCGGGCCGTCCCGAAGGCCACGTTCGCGGTGACGATGTTCATGCTGCCGGGCACGCTGATCCTGCTGGTCTGCGGCTTCGTGTACGGCGCGGACGTCGACTTCGGCGCGATGCTCGGGGGCGGGTGA
- a CDS encoding type II secretion system F family protein, which produces MNPLILLTLGATLLACVLVVVGVHAYAAGRAQRAALIERLATDGAPEPTGRRRRFPGVDRRLRRTALGKRIEVKLAVTGLDLTPGEFFVYVLMSVAGVWLVAASFLAPFFGPVAGLIGLWAADAFLNWQRARRTERFINQLPELARILANATQAGLALRTAIAIAAEELEAPAGEELARVADRLAVGHSIEESLGEIAQRLPSRELVVLVSTLVLSARAGGAIVGSLRNLTVTLEQRKETRREIRTQLSQVTVTAYLVPAIGLGSLLLVNVMMPGALDRMTGAFIGQTAVLVAIGLFTLGFVLIRRLSKIDV; this is translated from the coding sequence GTGAACCCACTCATCCTCCTCACCCTCGGCGCCACGCTGCTGGCCTGCGTCCTCGTGGTCGTCGGCGTCCACGCCTACGCCGCCGGCCGCGCCCAGCGCGCCGCCCTCATCGAACGCCTCGCCACGGACGGCGCACCGGAGCCGACGGGCCGCAGGCGCCGCTTCCCCGGCGTGGACCGGCGTCTGCGCAGAACCGCGCTGGGCAAGCGGATCGAGGTGAAGCTGGCCGTGACCGGCCTGGACCTCACGCCCGGCGAGTTCTTCGTCTACGTGCTGATGTCCGTCGCCGGCGTGTGGCTCGTCGCGGCGAGCTTCCTGGCCCCGTTCTTCGGCCCGGTGGCCGGCCTGATCGGCCTGTGGGCGGCGGACGCCTTCCTCAACTGGCAGCGGGCGCGCCGCACCGAGCGGTTCATCAACCAGCTCCCCGAGCTCGCCCGCATCCTCGCCAATGCCACCCAGGCCGGGCTGGCCCTGCGTACGGCCATCGCCATAGCGGCGGAGGAGCTGGAGGCCCCGGCGGGCGAGGAGCTCGCGCGCGTCGCCGACCGGCTCGCCGTCGGGCACTCCATCGAGGAGTCCCTCGGCGAGATCGCGCAGCGGCTTCCCTCCCGGGAACTGGTCGTCCTCGTCTCCACGCTCGTCCTGTCCGCGCGCGCGGGCGGCGCCATCGTCGGCAGCCTGCGCAACCTCACGGTGACGCTGGAGCAGCGCAAGGAGACGCGGCGCGAGATCCGCACCCAGCTCTCCCAGGTGACGGTGACGGCCTACCTGGTACCGGCGATCGGACTCGGCTCGCTGCTGCTGGTGAACGTGATGATGCCGGGCGCGCTGGACCGGATGACCGGCGCGTTCATCGGCCAGACGGCGGTGCTGGTGGCGATCGGGCTCTTCACGCTCGGCTTCGTCCTGATCCGCCGCCTCTCGAAGATCGACGTGTGA